The DNA segment TTCTTGCACTTAATCGTCGTCCTTAAATTCCCTGTCCAAGAGAAAATGGCACTCTCGATATTAGTTTCTCTAAGACTGAGTTCTTAGTTCTCCTTATCATACAATATTTGAACAGAAGTCGCATTAgttataagtttttttttttcttttttttttttttgtgtgtgtgtgtgtgttaaagAGGTGTAAAGAAATGTCACTCACCTGCGATCAAGGTACCGAGGCTGAATGCCACTGCCTTGACATGTTGTGCAAGTCAAACCACCAGCGCCATCGCAGTTGATGCACCGAGAGACTTCTGTCTCACCCCCTCCAAGCTCCACTGTCACACTGCCAGTACCCAAGCAaaatctgcatttctctgcagtATAAACCCTTTCCTCTTAAGTATTAGCTCTAAATCAGTCCACAAAATTGATGTTAGCCTCTAAAGATTAGCTGGATCAACAGCCATTGGTCAGAAAATCTACTGAAGTGAGTTTTTGAATAATCGAACCTCACTAAGATCTTATGGTTCAATTAATCAATTCCCCTCTCTTCTTCCGTGCTGCATTGCCTATACACCTTAATTGATGGCACATAACGCCCAAGAGTCACTTTGATGTTTCAGATTGCAATTATCAAGATTAATCTACGAGCAAATTTTAAGGAAATATAAATCACCATTCTCTGTCACTCTCTTCCATAACGAACAACTCCGGAGCAGATTCCACTACCTTATGGTCAGCACTAAAACACTTCACAATTACAATGATGTCATTCATGGAGGGAAATTCAAGTTTAGCCAGAATGAAGTAACAATAAATACAAAAGCATTAGATCAGAGCCACAGATATCCTAGACGCTCATCGAGTAATTGGCCGTTCGTGTAGGCAGCTTAATTCGGGAACTACTTAAAGGAACTAGATATATGCTTGGGAGTTGAAGGGATGAGCATCGCCCTCCAACGACATCTCTGAAATGTCATACGAGTTATatgattaaaaaataaaatactaaatacATACTATAAGCCCTTTGGAAAGCTTTATAAGAAATGCACAATTTGCCCTATCGAATTGTCTGCGATTTTGATCAACAAGTCATACATAATAATTCAAAGATATACAAACTTTTCAGTCAGCCAGCAGAAGATCTATGGAAGCATTTGAAATGTGGTTTAGTTTAGTGTCTTTGCTTGGACTTCCATATGTTCTGATCATTGATACACGCAACAACATAATTAGGATAAGAGCTGAGGAAAGCTCAAAGCGAAATCTAAATTCTCTTGGGAATTAACATGACTAGATCTATAGCAAATGGAAGCCCCATTGTTATGGGAAAATAATAAGTTATATCTGAATATTGAATACACAAATGAACCATTTTTGAGTTCCCCAAGACCTATAAGACATAATAGAGCGGGAAAACAAGGATGGTGAATATGTTTTTAGTCGCCAAAAACCATCAGAAAAGTACAATAGTATTCTTATCTAAAGGCATGAATCAGAGTTCATTTTATAAGGGAATCAGAACATTTACTTATTACTTTTATCTTTAGGACATTGAAAATTTTGCCCTTATTCTATAGAAGATGTTTTCCCACGTCTCATTTCAAAATGGCGAATGATTACCTGGAAAAACTACATTTTACAGGTATAAAATCAGCAATACAACCACACAAATTTTTTTCTCCTTGTATTAAACCAATGCACTCTTTCAATAACAAGAAATTACTAGTTTTCACAATTTATCGTAAGCTTGagaaaagaaactaaatttcCAAGCATTTGGGGGTGAACAGTGAACTCTCTCTTAATTTAATAGCCTCAATTTATTTTATGTATAGAAAAAAAACACTTTGCACCTCCAGACGAGTTCTGCTGCTCCTTGAACAGCCTTTCAGCTCAAATTTATTGAAGAGTGCTACCAATGAATAATGTAGTAATCACATTTTTAAGTACATATGTAGTCTGTAGTCATAACGTTATCCTTCTAGGGTCATTGGTGCTAATAGATTTGAAAATTTCAAGATATAGGAGAATGAGAAACTCTAGCTCCGGAAAAACTTACGTGCACCGCTGCCACTGCAGGGGAAACAGGGCTGTGTATTGTCTCGTTTGGCCTGCAAAATGTACACTTATCAACTACTAAACACTGGGCCAGAGCTAGAAGGCAACATACAGGTTCGGCCAAACGCCAAACCCAGTAGGTTTCTCCTAAATCTTGTATTTGTATtatgaaattcactaaatatgTGCAaagtttaaatttaaaatccaatTATTAGTACTTGAAGTCACTATTGTAGAATTCAGAACCTCTGATTAAACAGAGAATATATCAAATTTCAGCTGAAAGAGtcatgaaataaataaacaaaagtcATTCATTTCTCTTTGATTGCTTAAGTGGCATATAGTTAATGTCATTGCAACAAGCAAGAATGGTACAACTTTTTATCCAAAGGGTATATTAtcatgaaaataaattaaaaaaaacttacaGCATTATCGATTTGGGTCTCATAAAAAACTGGAATTCCAATTCCAATAGCAACACTGACTACCCCAACCGTAATTGCAATAACCTGCCAAGTACATTATTACCAACACAAAAAATATGATCAAAACCAAAATTAAGAGATAATTATGTAAGAAAAGCACAAAAAAGGGA comes from the Nicotiana sylvestris chromosome 4, ASM39365v2, whole genome shotgun sequence genome and includes:
- the LOC104231684 gene encoding protein SPA, chloroplastic; the protein is MLTAPSLSRFKSPFISCPLKLPSSSSSTFSQKFHQTHRSPHSYPCVRAVDLDQNTVIAITVGVVSVAIGIGIPVFYETQIDNAAKRDNTQPCFPCSGSGAQKCRFCLGTGSVTVELGGGETEVSRCINCDGAGGLTCTTCQGSGIQPRYLDRREFKDDD